A single window of Nicotiana sylvestris chromosome 5, ASM39365v2, whole genome shotgun sequence DNA harbors:
- the LOC104240398 gene encoding pentatricopeptide repeat-containing protein At3g51320-like: MAQRGLNGNDATVVIVLTACAWSARMKEGKSVHGSLIKVSKDLNLITSSTLIHMYSRCGRAEIARLTFDQMSVKNIVCWSAMILGYCIHGNPKDGLNRYADLLSSRLQGTEKDHVKNMKQGDGDRVLPDEMTFVGVLCGCAREGLLAEARTHFGVMSDLFGIKPNFAH; encoded by the coding sequence ATGGCACAGAGGGGATTGAATGGGAATGATGCAACGGTAGTTATTGTGCTTACTGCTTGTGCTTGGTCAGCTCGGATGAAAGAAGGAAAATCTGTTCACGGGTCTCTTATTAAGGTATCTAAAGATTTGAATTTGATCACTAGTTCGACTTTAATCCATATGTATAGTAGATGCGGAAGAGCAGAAATTGCTCGTTTGACTTTTGATCAAATGTCGGTCAAGAACATAGTCTGCTGGAGTGCAATGATTTTGGGGTATTGCATTCATGGGAACCCGAAAGATGGGCTTAATCGGTATGCAGACTTGCTGAGTAGTAGATTACAAGGTACAGAAAAAGATCATGTTAAGAACATGAAGCAAGGTGACGGGGATCGTGTGCTTCCAGATGAAATGACATTTGTGGGTGTCTTATGCGGTTGTGCCCGTGAAGGACTGTTAGCAGAAGCAAGAACACACTTTGGCGTCATGAGTGATTTGTTTGGTATAAAGCCCAATTTTGCACATTAG